A window of Actinomadura viridis genomic DNA:
TGGCCGCGCCGCAGCTCGGCGTCGGGCTGCGCGTGTTCACCTACTGCGTCGACGACCGGCTCGGCCACGTGGTCAACCCCACCCTCGACCTGTCCGACGAGCGGGAGACCGACGACGAGGGCTGCCTGTCCCTGCCCGGCCTGGCCTTCCCCACCCCCCGGGCCGTGCGCGCCGTGGCCAAGGGCTTCAACATGCACGGCGAGCCCATCACGCTGGAGGGCACCCACCTGCTGGCGCGCTGCGTCCAGCACGAGACCGACCACCTGGACGGGATCATCTTCATCGACCGGATGGACCCCGAGCAGCGCAAGGCCGCCATGAAGGCGATCCGGGAGGCCGAGTGGTTCGGTGAGCCGGCCCCCGTGGTCAAGGACTCCCCGCACCGCACGTTCGGGAAGGCCATCTAGTGAAGCTGGTCTTCGCGGGCACGCCCGACACCGCGCTGCCGTCCCTGGAGGCCCTGCTGGCCTCCCCCCGGCACGAGGTGGCCGCCGTCGTCACCCGGCCCGACGCGCCGTCGGGCCGGGGCCGCAGGCTGGTCCCCAGCCCGGTCGCCGTACGGGCGGAGGAGGCGGGGATCGAGGTGCTCAGGCCGGCCAAGGCCCGCGACCCCGAGTTCCTGGACCGGCTGCGCGCCATCGCCCCCGACTGCTGCCCGGTGGTGGCGTACGGGGCGCTGCTGCCGCGCCCGGCCCTGGACATCCCCCGGCACGGCTGGGTCAACCTGCACTTCTCGCTGCTGCCCGCGTGGCGCGGCGCCGCGCCCGTCCAGCACGCCATCCTGCACGGCGACGACATCACCGGCGCGGCCACGTTCCAGATCGAGGAGGGCCTGGACACCGGCCCGGTCTACGGGGTGCTGACCGAGCCGATCCGGCCCGGCGACACCGCGGGCGACCTGCTCGGGCGGCTCGCCGTCGCCGGTGCCGCGCTGCTGGCCGACACCATGGACGGGATCGAGGCGGGGGTGCTGGAGCCGCGCCCGCAGCCCGCCGAGGGCGTCTCCCACGCCGCCAAGATCACCCCGGCGGACGCCCGGGTCGACTGGACCGCCCCCGCCCGCCGCGTCGACCGGCTGATCCGGGCCTGCACGCCCGCGCCGGGCGCCTGGACGACCTTCCGCGACGAGCGGATCAAGCTCGGCCCGGTCCGCCTCGCCGCGGGCGCCGGCCTGGCCGGCGGCGACACCGGGCCGCTGGCCCCCGGCGAGCTGCGGGTCTCCAAGAAGGAGGTCCTGGTCGGCACCGCCACCCACCCCGTCGCGCTGGGCGAGGTCCAGCCCCCGGGCAAGCGCCGGATGTCCGCGCTCGACTGGACGCGCGGCACCGCCCTCACCGGTAAGGACACGCTGGTCTGATGCCACCCGCACGCAGGCGCCGGGACGGCCACGGCCACCCGGGCCGCAACCGCAGGCCCGCCGGGCCGCGCCGCACCGGCCGCCCCGAGGACCTGGTCCGCCGT
This region includes:
- the def gene encoding peptide deformylase, which produces MAVKPIRLFGDPVLRTPAEPVKDFDKELRQLVKDLTDTMIDAPGAGLAAPQLGVGLRVFTYCVDDRLGHVVNPTLDLSDERETDDEGCLSLPGLAFPTPRAVRAVAKGFNMHGEPITLEGTHLLARCVQHETDHLDGIIFIDRMDPEQRKAAMKAIREAEWFGEPAPVVKDSPHRTFGKAI
- the fmt gene encoding methionyl-tRNA formyltransferase, with product MKLVFAGTPDTALPSLEALLASPRHEVAAVVTRPDAPSGRGRRLVPSPVAVRAEEAGIEVLRPAKARDPEFLDRLRAIAPDCCPVVAYGALLPRPALDIPRHGWVNLHFSLLPAWRGAAPVQHAILHGDDITGAATFQIEEGLDTGPVYGVLTEPIRPGDTAGDLLGRLAVAGAALLADTMDGIEAGVLEPRPQPAEGVSHAAKITPADARVDWTAPARRVDRLIRACTPAPGAWTTFRDERIKLGPVRLAAGAGLAGGDTGPLAPGELRVSKKEVLVGTATHPVALGEVQPPGKRRMSALDWTRGTALTGKDTLV